A DNA window from Porites lutea chromosome 6, jaPorLute2.1, whole genome shotgun sequence contains the following coding sequences:
- the LOC140940799 gene encoding uncharacterized protein: MASSLVDVASIAPEIIIKIATFLPVQDVLNCTLVCKTWKEVISSESFYKVYTLSHYNFDNEEQPSGHLAAWQDPEEWFCYWDDSYADDKTADAYVFSDPPERWKCGIVHLAKYKLESDKDLKYKDFFRAVAILMRIQKAAEQLDLDCEMFGNEGSGVVEVCLFPWSKDTLPTAKDIVPLFHFHPELRKKTLEHTSLSDEEDDCDEDEGMSWNGLRSFISDDKERAVNFFKWLKKIFTPFIYIGIGCDLMNPVVCFLLGHIAPGWVGGVLTSVVCT; encoded by the exons ATGGCCTCTTCACTTGTTGATGTAGCTTCCATTGCTCCAGAAATTATCATCAAAATTGCGACTTTTTTGCCAGTGCAGGATGTGTTGAACTGCACCCTGGTGTGCAAAACTTGGAAG GAGGTCATTTCATCAGAGTCATTCTATAAGGTATATACCCTCAGCCATTATAATTTTGACAACGAGGAGCAACCAAGTGGCCATTTAGCTGCTTGGCAAGATCCTGAGGAATGGTTCTGTTACTGGGACGATAGTTATGCTGATGATAAGACTGCAGATGCATATGTGTTTTCTGACCCGCCAGAGCGCTGGAAATGTGGTATAGTTCATTTAGCAAAGTACAAACTTGAGTCAGATAAGGATCTGAAATATAAAGATTTCTTCCGAGCTGTAGCCATATTAATGAGGATTCAGAAAGCAGCTGAACAGCTAGATCTAGACTGTG AAATGTTTGGAAATGAAGGTAGTGGAGTGGTAGAAGTCTGTTTGTTTCCTTGGAGCAAAGATACCCTTCCCACTGCTAAAGATATTGTTCCATTGTTTCATTTTCACCCTgagctgagaaaaaaaaccttggaaCATACAAGTCTTTCAGATGAAGAGGACGATTGTGACGAGGATGAAGGCATGAGCTGGAATGGTTTGCGATCATTTATTAGTGATGACAAAGAAAGAGCAGTAAATTTCTTTAAGtggcttaaaaaaatatttacgcCTTTCATTTACATCGGTATTGGCTGTGATTTAATGAATCcagttgtttgtttcttgttaGGACATATTGCCCCAGGGTGGGTGGGAGGGGTGCTGACATCTGTGGTTTGCACCTGA